The stretch of DNA GTTATTATTGAGCAGATCGCGGAGGGCGCTTCATGGGACGAGTTGCTTGTTAACTACCCTGAATTGAAACGTGAAGATATACAGGCAGCCTTATTTTATGCAAGGGAAACCATCGAGCATACCGATATCAGAA from Deltaproteobacteria bacterium encodes:
- a CDS encoding DUF433 domain-containing protein, producing the protein MKCMDRIELNPRVCNGRPVIRGTRIPISVIIEQIAEGASWDELLVNYPELKREDIQAALFYARETIEHTDIRIAYA